The following are encoded together in the Parambassis ranga chromosome 20, fParRan2.1, whole genome shotgun sequence genome:
- the LOC114452833 gene encoding phospholipase D1-like — translation MLRQSEPTSSTLQLVASDMTGIIENLDTRELDLGDGDYDTTDNIAPAEHLPFTAIYNMVGFKEAEATVFLRSPITAKILEVERFTSAQDRFNVTSQRSVNKTMPAVYNIELKHGEFTWVVKRKEKHFMELHRELRTYKTFMRLPLPRSHTVRRQTMTRGEVRQMPTLPRGGGDELGREEQVSSRRKQLEDYLNKLLRMPMYRSYHSTMEFIDVSQLSFIHDLGPKGLEGMVVKRSGGHRIPGINCCGHRKMCYRWSKRWMVVKDSFLLYMKPDSGAISFVMLIDKEFNIKMDSKDTETKHGVRIDSLSRSLVLKCSSYRHARWWGQAIERFVQKHGSAFLKDHRFGSFAREEKNIPAKWYVNGKTYMEDVADALEEAKEEIFITDWWLSPEIFLKRPVVEGNRWRLDCILRRKAQQGVRIFVMLYKEVELALGINSGYSKTTLRRLHPNIKVMRHPDHVSSAVYLWAHHEKIIVIDQSVAFVGGIDLAYGRWDDREHRLTDVGSVTLSNLEQAQASSNMAAPANGSGATSSNNGRGIFTVMDSVDQPKLKGQGRPKRTRFSIRRHLQKHGLAAADSDSDQEHEESSGSVRSLHTGVGELFGNTRFWHGKDYCNFVHKDWIQLDKPFDDFIDRHTTPRMPWHDIASVVHGKAARDVARHFIQRWNFTKLMKPRYRSLSYPYLLPKSHSTAAEQRYQVRNCTPTKVQILRSASDWSAGIKYHEESIHNAYVHAIRNSQHFIYIENQFFISCADNRYVFNKIGDTIAERIIRAYREGKRYRVYVVTPLLPGFEGDINTGGGSAIQAVMHFNYRTMNRGEHSIISQLKKEMGDQWINYISIAGLRTHAELEGKLVTELIYVHSKMLIVDDNTVIIGSANINDRSMLGKRDSEVAVIVEDSETVTAVMDGQPYAAGKFALQLRLECFKMILGAHTDPSIDVSDPISDQFYKEVWMATSARNASIYQKVFRCLPSSDVRNILELEGYLAKSGLDKEDPARAQEELKKIRGFLVQFPLQFLCEQNLLPPIGSKEAMVPMEVWT, via the exons ATGCTGCGGCAATCTGAGCCGACCTCCAGCACCTTGCAGCTGGTTGCCAGTGACATGACCGGCATCATAGAGAATCTGGACACCCGCGAGCTTGACCTCGGCGATGGCGACTATGATACGACGGACAACATCGCTCCAG ccGAGCATTTGCCTTTTACGGCCATTTACAACATGGTGGGCTTCAAGGAGGCAGAGGCCACGGTCTTCCTGCGGTCTCCGATCACCGCCAAAATCCTGGAGGTGGAGCGCTTCACCTCGGCTCAGGACCGCTTCAACGTCACCTCGCAGAGGAGCGTCAACAAG ACCATGCCGGCCGTGTACAACATCGAGCTGAAGCACGGCGAGTTCACCTGggtggtgaagaggaaggagaaacactTCATGGAGCTCCACAGAGAGCTGAGGACCTACAAGACCTTCATGAGGCTGCCGCTGCCACGCAG tcaCACGGTGAGGAGGCAGACCATGACCAGGGGCGAGGTGAGGCAGATGCCCACGCTCCCCCGAGGAGGAGGGGATGAGCTgggcagggaggagcaggtttCCAGCCGCAGG AAACAACTGGAGGACTACCTGaacaagctgctgaggatgCCGATGTACAGGAGCTACCACTCCACG aTGGAGTTTATCGACGTGAGTCAGCTGTCCTTCATCCACGACCTGGGACCCAAAGGACT GGAAGGAATGGTGGTGAAGCGATCCGGCGGCCATCGGATACCCGGGATTAACTGCTGCGGTCACAGAAAAATGTGTTATCGCTGGTCCAAGCG ctggatGGTGGTGAAGGACTCCTTCCTGCTCTACATGAAGCCAGACTCTGGTGCCATTTCCTTTGTGATGCTGATCGACAAAGAGTTCAACATCAAGATGGACTCCAAAGACACAGAAACCAAACATGGCGTCCGCATCGACAGTCTGTCCAG gtCGTTGGTGCTGAAGTGCAGCAGCTACAGACACGCCCGCTGGTGGGGTCAGGCCATAGAGCGCTTCGTCCAGAAACACGGCTCAGCCTTCCTCAAAGACCACCGCTTCGGATCCTTCGccagagaggagaagaacaTCCCCGCCAAATg gtATGTGAACGGGAAAACGTACATGGAGGATGTGGCCGACGCTCTGGAAGAGGCCAAAGAGGAAATCTTCATCACAGACTGGTG GCTGAGTCCAGAGATCTTCCTGAAGAGGCCGGTGGTTGAAGGGAACCGGTGGCGTCTCGACTGCATTCTGAGGCGCAAAGCG caacaaggGGTGCGGATCTTTGTGATGCTGTACAAGGAGGTGGAGCTAGCCCTGGGTATCAACTCAGGATACAGCAAGACAACGCTGCGGCGCCTCCACCCGAACATCAAG gTGATGCGGCACCCAGACCacgtctcctctgctgtttacCTGTGGGCGCATCACGAGAAGATCATCGTCATCGACCAATCTGTGGCCTTCGTGGGCGGGATCGACCTGGCGTACGGACGCTGGGACGACAGAGAACACCGGCTGACGGATGTTGGGAGCGTGACGCTGTCTAACTTAGAGcag GCTCAAGCCTCTTCCAATATGGCTGCCCCAGCCAACGGCAGCGGCGCCACTTCGTCAAACAACGGGAGGGGTATTTTCACGGTGATGGACTCGGTGGACCAGCCCAAGCTGAAGGGTCAGGGGAGACCGAAGAGGACCAGGTTCAGCATCAGGAGACACCTGCAGAAACACGGGCTGGCCGCCGCCGACAGTGACAGCGACCAGGAGCACGAAGAGA GCAGCGGTTCGGTGCGCAGCCTGCACACCGGGGTTGGCGAGCTGTTTGGAAACACGCGCTTCTGGCACGGCAAGGACTACTGCAACTTTGTGCACAAGGACTGGATCCAGCTGGACAAGCCCTTCGATG ATTTCATCGACAGGCACACCACTCCCAGAATGCCTTGGCACGACATCGCCTCGGTGGTTCACGGGAAAGCGGCTCGGGATGTGGCCAGACACTTCATCCAGCGGTGGAACTTCACCAAG CTCATGAAGCCACGGTACCGCTCGCTGTCGTATCCCTACCTGCTGCCAAAGTCTCACAGCACCGCCGCAGAGCAGCGATACCAGGTCCGCAACTGCACCCCCACCAAAGTACAG atccTGCGCTCGGCCTCAGACTGGTCCGCTGGCATCAAATACCACGAGGAGTCCATCCACAACGCCTACGTCCACGCCATCAGGAACAGCCAGCACTTCATCTACATAGAG AATCAGTTCTTCATCAGCTGCGCCGACAACAGATACGTCTTCAACAAGATTGGAGACACGATCGCCGAGCGCATCATCAGAGCGTatag GGAGGGTAAGAGGTACCGCGTCTACGTGGTGACGCCGCTGCTGCCCGGCTTTGAAGGAGACATCAACACAGGCGGAGGCAGCGCCATCCAGGCTGTCATGCACTTCAACTACag GACCATGAACAGAGGAGAGCACTCCATCATTTCACAGCTGAAAAAAGAGA tggGAGATCAGTGGATCAACTACATCTCCATCGCTGGCCTGAGGACTCACGCCGAGCTGGAGGGGAAGCTGGTCACCGAGCTCATCTACGTCCACAGCAAGATGCTCATCGTGGACGACAACACCGTCATCATCG gttCTGCCAACATCAATGACCGGAGCATGCTGGGAAAGAGGGACAGTGAGGTGGCGGTGATCGTGGAGGACTCAGAGACGGTGACCGCGGTGATGGATGGGCAGCCGTACGCGGCGGGAAAGTTCGCCCTGCAGCTCCGCCTCGAGTGCTTCAA GATGATCCTCGGCGCTCACACAGATCCTTCCATCGACGTGTCGGATCCCATCAGCGATCAGTTCTACAAAGAGGTCTGGATGGCCACTAGCGCTCGAAACGCCTCCATCTACCAGAAG gtgTTCCGCTGCCTGCCTTCCAGTGATGTCCGTAACATCCTGGAGCTGGAGGGCTACCTGGCCAAGTCGGGCCTGGACAAAGAGGACCCTGCACGGgctcaggaggagctgaagaagatccgaGGCTTCCTGGTTCAGTTTCCTCTGCAGTTCCTGTGTGAGCAGAACCTGCTGCCTCCCATCGGCTCCAAGGAGGCCATGGTCCCCATGGAGGTGTGGACCTGA